The Phaenicophaeus curvirostris isolate KB17595 chromosome 15, BPBGC_Pcur_1.0, whole genome shotgun sequence genome window below encodes:
- the SMAD5 gene encoding mothers against decapentaplegic homolog 5 has translation MTSMASLFSFTSPAVKRLLGWKQGDEEEKWAEKAVDALVKKLKKKKGAMEELEKALSSPGQPSKCVTIPRSLDGRLQVSHRKGLPHVIYCRVWRWPDLQSHHELKPLDICEFPFGSKQKEVCINPYHYKRVESPVLPPVLVPRHSEFNPQHSLLVQFRNLSHNEPHMPHNATFPDSFQQPNSTPFSISPNSPYPPSPASSTYPSSPASSGPSSPFQLPADTPPPAYMPPDDQMGQDNSQSMDTSNTMIPQIMPSISTRDVQPVAYEEPKHWCSIVYYELNNRVGEAFHASSTSVLVDGFTDPSNNKNRFCLGLLSNVNRNSTIENTRRHIGKGVHLYYVGGEVYAECLSDSSIFVQSRNCNYHHGFHPTTVCKIPSGCSLKIFNNQEFAQLLAQSVNHGFEAVYELTKMCTIRMSFVKGWGAEYHRQDVTSTPCWIEIHLHGPLQWLDKVLTQMGSPLNPISSVS, from the exons ATGACGTCAATGGCCAGTTTGTTCTCCTTTACTAGCCCAGCTGTAAAGCGTCTGTTGGGCTGGAAACAAggagatgaagaggaaaaatgggCAGAAAAAGCTGTTGATGCTTTGgtcaaaaagctgaaaaagaaaaagggtgcTATGGAAGAACTGGAGAAAGCCTTGAGCAGTCCTGGACAGCCCAGCAAGTGTGTAACGATCCCCCGCTCTTTAGATGGACGACTTCAAGTTTCTCACAGAAAAGGCCTTCCCCATGTAATTTACTGTCGTGTTTGGCGTTGGCCTGATCTTCAAAGCCATCATGAGCTGAAGCCATTGGATATTTGTGAATTTCCTTTTGGATCTAAACAGAAGGAAGTCTGCATCAATCCATACCACTATAAGAGGGTGGAGAGCCCAG ttctACCTCCAGTGTTAGTGCCTAGACATAGCGAATTCAATCCACAGCACAGTCTGCTAGTCCAGTTCAGGAACCTAAGCCACAATGAACCACATATGCCACACAATGCCACATTTCCAGATTCTTTCCAGCAACCCAACAGCACTCCATTTTCCATTTCGCCAAACAGTCCCTACCCACCTTCTCCAGCCAGCAGCACTTACCCAAGTTCCCCAGCTAGCTCTGGACCATCCAGCCCATTTCAGCTACCGG CTGATACTCCACCTCCTGCGTACATGCCCCCTGATGATCAAATGGGGCAGGATAATTCTCAGTCTATGGACACAAGCAATACAATGATCCCTCAAATCATGCCGAGTATATCTACCAGGG aTGTTCAGCCTGTTGCCTATGAAGAACCCAAACACTGGTGTTCGATTGTGTATTATGAATTAAATAATCGTGTTGGGGAGGCTTTTCATGCATCTTCTACAAGTGTCTTAGTAGATGGGTTTACAGATCCCtccaataataaaaacagattctGCTTAGGTTTGCTCTCAAACGTTAATCGCAACTCAACAATTGAGAACACTAGACGACACATTGGAAAAG GAGTTCATCTCTATTATGTTGGTGGGGAAGTCTATGCCGAGTGTTTAAGCGACAGCAGCATATTTGTACAGAGCAGGAACTGCAACTACCACCATGGCTTTCATCCAACAACTGTCTGCAAGATTCCTAGTGGATGCAGTCTGAAAATTTTTAACAATCAGGAGTTTGCTCAGCTTTTAGCTCAGTCTGTCAACCATGGATTTGAAGCAGTGTATGAGCTCACCAAAATGTGCACCATTCGGATGAGTTTCGTAAAG GGCTGGGGAGCTGAATATCACCGACAAGATGTCACGAGCACCCCGTGCTGGATAGAAATTCATCTTCATGGTCCCCTCCAGTGGCTGGATAAAGTACTTACGCAAATGGGTTCTCCTCTTAATCCCATCTCATCTGTTTCATAG